From Streptomyces sp. CMB-StM0423, a single genomic window includes:
- a CDS encoding SWIM zinc finger family protein, producing MGMDGLSERWSVDQVWGLAPDASSRTAGSKLAAAGPWVESGAAGEAVWGLCRGSGSRPYQTVVDLQGAAYKCSCPSRKFPCKHALGLLLRWAQGDVPGTQAGAPVPEWAAEWLASRREKAERKAAAGPAAERAPDPAAAAEARRRAEQRRQRIAAGAVELEQRLADLLRDGLATAPRGAVWEETAARMVDAQAPGLAARVRELGTLPASGPGWPARLLAECSLLHLLDQGFLRLDELPEPLAATVRARVGLTVDAAGLLRGGTLRDDWLVLAQEDADDGKLVTRRIWLWGAGTGRMALLLAYGAAGRAPEQSLPTGLLLDAELAYHPGAYPLRAALGTVHAGPRTPAAGGGREERSLPPGSGVAAVAAAYGAALAADPWLEGIPAVLTDVVPVPEEGDGGWQLAERTGDRALPLHPAAGRGPGVWQLLAVSGGGPVTVFGEFGHAGFRPLTTWSAGTAVPLTGAVAAVAGAPIAAAKGGGAWR from the coding sequence GTGGGCATGGACGGGCTGAGCGAACGGTGGAGCGTGGATCAGGTGTGGGGGCTGGCGCCTGACGCCTCGTCACGTACGGCGGGCAGCAAGCTCGCCGCGGCCGGGCCGTGGGTGGAGTCCGGGGCCGCGGGCGAGGCGGTGTGGGGGCTGTGCCGCGGGAGCGGGAGCAGGCCGTATCAGACGGTGGTGGATCTGCAGGGCGCGGCGTACAAGTGCAGTTGCCCGAGCCGGAAGTTCCCGTGCAAGCACGCGCTGGGGCTGCTGCTGCGCTGGGCGCAGGGCGACGTACCCGGGACCCAGGCGGGAGCGCCGGTTCCGGAGTGGGCGGCGGAGTGGCTGGCGAGCCGCCGGGAGAAGGCGGAGCGGAAGGCAGCCGCCGGGCCCGCGGCGGAGCGGGCCCCGGATCCGGCGGCGGCGGCCGAGGCCCGGCGGCGGGCGGAGCAGCGGCGGCAGCGGATCGCCGCGGGCGCCGTGGAGCTGGAGCAGCGGCTGGCGGACCTGCTGCGCGACGGGCTGGCGACGGCGCCGCGGGGCGCGGTGTGGGAGGAGACGGCGGCGCGGATGGTCGACGCGCAGGCGCCCGGGCTGGCGGCGCGGGTGCGGGAGTTGGGGACGCTGCCCGCTTCGGGACCCGGGTGGCCGGCGCGGCTGCTCGCCGAGTGCAGCCTGCTGCATCTGCTGGACCAGGGGTTCCTGCGGCTGGACGAGCTGCCCGAGCCGCTGGCGGCGACGGTGCGGGCGCGAGTGGGCCTGACTGTCGACGCCGCGGGGCTGCTGCGCGGCGGCACGCTGCGGGACGACTGGCTGGTGCTGGCCCAGGAGGACGCCGACGACGGCAAGTTGGTCACGCGCCGCATCTGGCTGTGGGGCGCGGGCACGGGGCGGATGGCGCTGCTGCTGGCGTACGGCGCGGCGGGCCGGGCGCCGGAGCAGTCGCTGCCGACGGGCCTGCTGCTGGACGCGGAGCTGGCCTATCACCCGGGCGCGTACCCGCTGCGCGCGGCGCTGGGCACGGTCCATGCGGGCCCGCGGACCCCGGCGGCGGGGGGCGGCCGGGAGGAGCGGTCCCTGCCGCCGGGTTCCGGAGTGGCGGCGGTGGCCGCGGCGTACGGGGCGGCGCTGGCGGCGGACCCGTGGCTGGAGGGGATACCGGCTGTCCTCACGGACGTGGTCCCGGTGCCGGAAGAGGGCGACGGGGGCTGGCAGTTGGCCGAGCGCACGGGCGACCGCGCGCTGCCGCTCCACCCGGCCGCGGGGCGCGGCCCGGGCGTGTGGCAGCTCCTCGCGGTGTCGGGGGGCGGCCCGGTCACGGTCTTCGGCGAGTTCGGCCACGCGGGCTTCCGCCCGCTGACCACGTGGTCGGCGGGCACGGCGGTCCCGCTGACGGGCGCGGTCGCGGCGGTGGCGGGGGCGCCGATCGCGGCGGCGAAGGGCGGAGGCGCATGGCGCTGA
- a CDS encoding DUF5691 domain-containing protein — MTVGTAVETQVFGGWGELVGAAVVGGGRRGVDEGALLDAAAAATVRRRAGVVPGPARRLPEPAAHDPRPRLPAAARRRLAGLLADRSGTGGGTRRRGPTPDLAELIPEWLRHAVECGYQAPPELLPPLLDAARARIDLRPHALALAGPRGLWLAERAPQWAPLLRDGAAGPALPDPRDAGAVRALWEEGPRTGGPGTSQVRGALFAEVRRADPAGAVALLTTTWPAEKAEDRLAFVELLRTGLSLADEPFLEEALADRSRGVRAAAAELLAGLPGSALAGRMAARVRSLVMLDRSEEPPVVAVEAPYECDAAMQRDGIVATPPAGMGERSWWFGQLVAAAPLAVWTEVFDDRTPAEVIDLPVADGWRPDLLAAWSRAAARQHDAAWARALLGTAPTSPPNEPPPFTAGPPSPARIPAPGSTSGGGEHVPGRDPARLLTALPETERAAWVAEFISAHGLSEAFRLLGACAVPWPEELGRAVVDALEIARDGGSYPWSFSGVMGLAERCLDPSYAVRLEPLAAMHEEAEESSPGAAGYWSEAFQRLVATLRIRAAMRDELTTPAALRP; from the coding sequence ATGACTGTGGGGACGGCGGTGGAGACGCAGGTCTTCGGGGGCTGGGGCGAGTTGGTCGGAGCGGCTGTCGTCGGGGGCGGGCGGCGGGGGGTCGACGAGGGGGCGCTGCTCGACGCCGCCGCCGCGGCCACCGTGCGGCGGCGGGCCGGGGTCGTGCCGGGACCCGCGCGGCGGCTGCCCGAGCCCGCCGCGCACGATCCGCGGCCCCGGCTGCCCGCCGCCGCGCGGCGGCGCCTCGCCGGGCTGCTCGCGGACCGCTCCGGTACGGGCGGCGGCACCCGGCGGCGCGGGCCCACGCCCGACCTGGCCGAGCTGATACCGGAGTGGCTGCGGCACGCCGTCGAGTGCGGCTACCAGGCGCCGCCCGAGTTGCTGCCCCCGCTGCTCGACGCCGCCCGGGCCCGTATCGACCTGCGGCCGCACGCGCTGGCCCTCGCCGGGCCGCGCGGACTGTGGCTCGCCGAACGGGCGCCGCAGTGGGCGCCGCTGCTGCGCGACGGCGCGGCCGGGCCCGCGCTGCCCGACCCGCGCGACGCGGGCGCCGTCCGCGCGCTGTGGGAGGAGGGGCCGCGGACCGGCGGGCCGGGGACCAGCCAGGTGCGCGGCGCGCTCTTCGCCGAGGTGCGCAGGGCCGACCCCGCGGGCGCGGTCGCGCTGCTGACCACGACCTGGCCGGCCGAGAAGGCGGAGGACCGGCTCGCGTTCGTGGAGCTGCTGCGCACGGGGCTGTCCCTCGCCGACGAGCCGTTCCTGGAGGAGGCCCTGGCCGATCGCAGCCGCGGCGTACGGGCCGCGGCGGCCGAACTCCTCGCCGGGCTCCCCGGTTCCGCGCTGGCCGGGCGGATGGCCGCGCGGGTGCGGTCGCTGGTGATGCTCGACCGCAGCGAGGAGCCGCCGGTCGTCGCGGTGGAGGCGCCGTACGAGTGCGACGCGGCCATGCAGCGGGACGGGATCGTGGCCACGCCGCCGGCGGGCATGGGCGAGCGGTCGTGGTGGTTCGGGCAGTTGGTCGCGGCGGCGCCGCTGGCGGTATGGACGGAGGTCTTCGACGACCGGACGCCGGCGGAGGTCATCGATCTGCCCGTCGCCGACGGCTGGCGGCCCGATCTGCTCGCCGCCTGGAGCCGCGCCGCCGCCCGGCAGCACGACGCCGCCTGGGCCCGCGCCCTCCTCGGCACCGCCCCGACCTCGCCGCCGAACGAGCCGCCGCCCTTCACCGCGGGCCCGCCCTCCCCGGCGCGCATCCCCGCACCCGGCAGCACGTCGGGCGGCGGCGAGCACGTTCCCGGGCGGGACCCGGCGCGGCTGCTCACCGCGCTGCCCGAGACGGAACGGGCCGCGTGGGTCGCCGAGTTCATCTCGGCGCACGGTCTGTCCGAGGCGTTCCGCCTCCTCGGCGCGTGCGCCGTGCCGTGGCCGGAGGAGCTGGGCCGGGCCGTGGTCGACGCCCTGGAGATCGCGCGGGACGGCGGCAGTTACCCGTGGAGCTTCAGCGGCGTGATGGGCCTCGCGGAGCGCTGCCTCGACCCCTCGTACGCCGTCCGCCTCGAACCGCTGGCCGCGATGCACGAGGAGGCGGAGGAGAGTTCGCCCGGCGCCGCCGGGTACTGGTCGGAGGCGTTCCAGCGGCTGGTCGCCACCCTGCGGATACGCGCCGCGATGCGCGACGAGCTGACCACGCCCGCTGCCCTGCGGCCCTGA
- a CDS encoding cobalamin B12-binding domain-containing protein: MSGTGPIRVVVAKPGLDGHDRGAKVIARALRDAGMEVIYTGLHQTPEQIVDTAIQEDAEAIGLSILSGAHMTLFGKVVELLRERDALDIKLFGGGIIPEDDIPQLKGLGVAAIFTPGAATTEVVEWVRTHVREPAGA, translated from the coding sequence ATGAGTGGCACCGGTCCGATCCGCGTGGTGGTGGCCAAGCCGGGACTCGACGGCCATGACCGCGGGGCCAAGGTCATCGCGCGGGCGCTGCGCGACGCCGGCATGGAGGTCATCTACACGGGCCTGCACCAGACGCCGGAGCAGATCGTCGACACCGCGATCCAGGAGGATGCCGAGGCGATCGGCCTCTCCATCCTCTCGGGCGCGCACATGACGCTCTTCGGCAAGGTCGTGGAGCTGCTGCGGGAGCGGGACGCGCTGGACATCAAGCTGTTCGGCGGCGGGATCATCCCGGAGGACGACATCCCGCAGTTGAAGGGGCTGGGTGTCGCGGCGATCTTCACGCCGGGCGCGGCGACGACCGAAGTGGTGGAGTGGGTGCGGACGCACGTGCGGGAGCCGGCGGGCGCGTAG
- a CDS encoding M23 family metallopeptidase, translated as MNDRPPPGFPTPASPAGDASAYGSLDSYGYGYDTSGHGGGSGEEPLHHGYQSYDQSYDGYDASHSAAYDSGTYATTGYEAGGYLTPDATTSWDTGTQSADFGAYSANGLYGTADPYATDAHASGGYDVSALWTEAATDTPAAGVPTGGIPRQAGPADDYGYPSASAPAAQWNTTGEWSGWDTGAQYDGAQYDGAQYEAAQYDGTQHGAAAYDGTQYDGTQYEAVQHEVPQHTGTQYDTAAGWDTGHYDTAAYAEAATDTSGYPDATAYAEATAYPEAYGDTAAATAAYDEHAAYAPDFANAAHADPDATSAWDFAALAGHDGVAGTGGPDKPDGFDHPDAPGTPATLDADPAPSTARRPAGAPVGRAVRARRRCPKRSALLTVAVPSIAVVGVAGVAAATVTGTGKGGAEGDGKTTQAAADTASAKTSKANAALDTQLRGVTEDADDFADRASRTQERIDLKEKQEAERKREAEEAARKEALRPKFAVPVDSPGLSAYYGQAGVNWMSVHTGIDFPVSYGSEVKAATDGTVTTRYDYSYGNMLVLTAADGTETWYAHLDSYAITTGPVQAGDVVAYSGNSGNSTGPHLHFEVHPGGGSAIDPLAWLQEKGLDPQ; from the coding sequence GTGAACGACCGTCCCCCGCCGGGCTTCCCCACCCCGGCCTCTCCCGCTGGCGACGCCTCCGCCTATGGAAGCCTCGACAGCTACGGGTACGGCTACGACACCTCCGGCCACGGCGGCGGTTCCGGTGAAGAGCCTCTCCATCACGGCTATCAGAGCTACGACCAGAGCTATGACGGCTACGACGCGAGCCACTCGGCCGCGTACGACTCGGGCACCTACGCCACCACCGGCTACGAGGCCGGCGGCTATCTGACGCCCGACGCCACCACGTCGTGGGACACCGGTACGCAGTCCGCCGACTTCGGCGCGTACAGCGCGAACGGCCTGTACGGCACGGCCGATCCCTACGCCACTGACGCCCACGCCTCCGGCGGCTACGACGTCTCCGCGCTCTGGACGGAAGCAGCCACCGACACCCCGGCCGCCGGCGTTCCGACCGGCGGCATCCCGCGGCAGGCGGGCCCGGCCGACGACTACGGCTACCCCTCGGCGAGCGCCCCGGCCGCGCAGTGGAACACCACCGGCGAGTGGTCCGGCTGGGACACCGGCGCGCAGTACGACGGTGCGCAGTACGACGGTGCGCAGTACGAGGCCGCGCAGTACGACGGTACGCAGCACGGGGCCGCGGCGTACGACGGCACGCAGTACGACGGCACGCAGTACGAGGCCGTGCAGCACGAAGTCCCGCAGCACACCGGCACGCAGTACGACACCGCCGCCGGCTGGGACACCGGCCACTACGACACCGCGGCGTACGCGGAGGCGGCCACGGACACGTCGGGCTACCCCGACGCCACGGCGTACGCCGAAGCCACCGCGTACCCCGAGGCGTACGGCGACACCGCGGCGGCCACCGCCGCGTACGACGAGCACGCGGCCTACGCCCCGGACTTCGCGAACGCCGCGCACGCCGACCCCGACGCGACCTCCGCCTGGGACTTCGCCGCCCTCGCCGGGCACGACGGCGTCGCAGGCACCGGCGGCCCCGACAAGCCGGACGGGTTCGACCACCCCGACGCGCCCGGGACCCCCGCGACACTCGACGCCGACCCCGCACCCAGCACAGCGCGCCGGCCGGCCGGCGCCCCCGTCGGCCGCGCCGTACGCGCCCGCCGCCGCTGTCCCAAGCGCTCCGCGCTGCTGACCGTGGCCGTGCCGTCCATCGCCGTCGTCGGCGTGGCCGGTGTCGCCGCCGCGACCGTCACGGGCACCGGCAAGGGCGGCGCCGAGGGCGACGGCAAGACGACGCAGGCGGCTGCGGACACGGCCTCCGCGAAGACCTCGAAGGCCAACGCGGCGCTGGACACGCAGCTTCGCGGCGTCACCGAGGACGCCGACGACTTCGCCGACCGCGCCAGCCGCACCCAGGAGCGCATCGACCTCAAGGAGAAGCAGGAGGCCGAGCGGAAGCGGGAGGCGGAGGAGGCGGCGCGCAAGGAGGCGCTGCGCCCGAAGTTCGCGGTCCCGGTCGACAGCCCGGGGCTCAGCGCGTACTACGGCCAGGCGGGCGTCAACTGGATGTCCGTGCACACCGGCATCGACTTCCCCGTCTCGTACGGCAGCGAGGTCAAGGCCGCCACCGACGGCACGGTCACCACCCGCTACGACTACTCGTACGGGAACATGCTGGTCCTCACCGCCGCCGACGGCACCGAGACGTGGTACGCCCACCTCGACAGCTACGCCATCACCACCGGCCCCGTACAGGCGGGCGACGTCGTCGCCTACTCCGGCAACTCCGGCAACTCCACGGGACCGCACCTGCACTTCGAGGTGCACCCCGGCGGCGGCTCCGCCATCGACCCGCTCGCCTGGCTGCAGGAGAAGGGCCTCGACCCGCAGTAG
- the pcrA gene encoding DNA helicase PcrA, with protein MSSLFDDSHLALAASTPEPYYRDGAPRPVTDPEALLTGLNEQQRAAVEHTGSPLLIVAGAGSGKTRVLTHRIAYLLAKRRAHPGQILAITFTNKAAGEMKERVEELVGARANAMWVSTFHSACVRILRRESKKLGFTSSFSIYDAADSRRLMALVCRDLDLDPKRYPPKALSAKVSSLKNELIDEESWAAQAVDGFEKTLAEAYALYQSRLREANALDFDDLIMTTVNLLQAFPDVAEHYRRRFRHVLVDEYQDTNRAQYMLVRELVGPPAEVPGEDGAAAEDTAAGEDGTAAEDGGAGRTAGPEGPAELCVVGDADQSIYAFRGATIRNILQFEEDYPEARTILLEQNYRSTQTILNAANAVIERNASRRPKNLWTDAGAGARIVGYVADTEHDEAQFVADEIDRLSDAGEARAGDVAVFYRTNAQSRVFEEVFIRVGLPYKVVGGVRFYERREVRDVLAYLRVLANPEDSVPLRRIMNVPKRGIGDRAEAMIEALAQRERISFPQALVRVDEAYGMASRSVNAVKRFNTLMEELRTVVESGAGPATVLEAVLEQTGYLAELQASTDPQDETRIENLQELAAVALEFEQERGDEGPGTLADFLERVALVADSDEIPEEETDGSGVITLMTLHTAKGLEFPVVFLSGMEDGVFPHMRALGDVKELEEERRLAYVGITRAQQRLYLTRSVMRSSWGQPSYNPPSRFLDEIPPAYLEWRRTGTSATRGGGGGRSPMESAAAALASSTSSPRTRQGPSGFATGRATERPVIALSVGDRVTHDQFGMGTVVEVSGSGANAQATIDFGDGGRTKKLLLRYAPVEKL; from the coding sequence ATGAGCAGCCTCTTCGACGACAGTCATCTCGCCCTCGCCGCGAGCACCCCCGAGCCGTACTACCGCGATGGCGCACCCCGCCCCGTGACGGACCCGGAAGCGCTGCTCACGGGGCTGAACGAGCAGCAGCGCGCCGCCGTGGAGCACACCGGCTCGCCCCTGCTGATCGTCGCCGGCGCCGGCTCCGGCAAGACCCGGGTGCTGACCCACCGGATCGCGTACCTGCTCGCCAAGCGGCGCGCCCACCCCGGCCAGATCCTCGCCATCACGTTCACGAACAAGGCGGCGGGGGAGATGAAGGAGCGCGTCGAGGAGCTCGTCGGCGCGCGCGCGAATGCGATGTGGGTCTCCACCTTCCACAGCGCCTGCGTGCGCATCCTGCGCCGCGAGTCGAAGAAGCTGGGCTTCACGTCCTCGTTCTCGATCTACGACGCCGCCGACTCCCGCCGGCTGATGGCCCTGGTCTGCCGGGACCTGGACCTGGACCCGAAGCGCTATCCGCCGAAGGCGCTCAGCGCCAAGGTCTCCAGCCTGAAGAACGAGCTGATCGACGAGGAGAGCTGGGCCGCCCAGGCCGTCGACGGCTTCGAGAAGACCCTCGCCGAGGCGTACGCGCTGTACCAGTCGCGGCTGCGCGAGGCCAACGCGCTGGACTTCGACGATCTGATCATGACGACCGTGAACCTGCTGCAGGCGTTCCCGGACGTCGCCGAGCACTACCGCCGCCGGTTCCGGCACGTGCTGGTCGACGAGTACCAGGACACCAACCGGGCGCAGTACATGCTGGTGCGCGAGCTGGTCGGGCCGCCGGCCGAGGTACCAGGGGAGGACGGGGCAGCGGCGGAGGACACGGCTGCGGGGGAGGACGGGACCGCGGCGGAGGACGGCGGCGCGGGACGTACGGCGGGCCCGGAGGGACCCGCGGAGCTGTGCGTCGTCGGCGACGCCGACCAGTCCATCTACGCCTTCCGCGGCGCCACCATCCGCAACATCCTGCAGTTCGAGGAGGACTACCCCGAGGCGCGCACGATCCTGCTGGAGCAGAACTACCGCTCCACGCAGACGATCCTCAACGCGGCCAACGCCGTCATCGAGCGCAACGCCTCCCGCCGCCCCAAGAACCTGTGGACCGATGCGGGCGCCGGCGCCCGCATCGTCGGTTACGTCGCCGACACCGAGCACGACGAGGCGCAGTTCGTCGCCGACGAGATCGACCGGCTCTCGGACGCCGGCGAGGCGCGCGCTGGCGACGTAGCCGTCTTCTACCGGACCAACGCACAGTCCCGTGTCTTCGAGGAAGTCTTCATCCGCGTCGGCCTGCCGTACAAGGTCGTCGGCGGCGTCCGCTTCTACGAGCGCAGGGAGGTCCGCGACGTCCTCGCGTACCTGCGCGTGCTCGCCAACCCCGAGGACTCCGTACCGCTGCGCCGCATCATGAACGTGCCGAAGCGCGGCATCGGCGACCGCGCCGAGGCGATGATCGAGGCGCTGGCGCAGCGCGAGCGGATCTCGTTCCCGCAGGCGCTGGTGCGCGTCGACGAGGCGTACGGGATGGCGTCCCGCTCGGTCAACGCCGTCAAGCGGTTCAACACGCTGATGGAGGAGCTGCGCACGGTCGTCGAGTCCGGCGCCGGGCCCGCCACGGTGCTGGAGGCGGTGCTGGAGCAGACGGGCTATCTCGCTGAGTTGCAGGCGTCGACGGACCCGCAGGACGAGACCCGTATCGAGAACCTGCAAGAGCTGGCTGCCGTGGCCCTGGAGTTCGAGCAGGAGCGGGGCGATGAGGGGCCGGGGACGCTCGCCGACTTCCTGGAGCGCGTTGCGCTGGTCGCCGACAGCGACGAGATCCCGGAGGAGGAGACGGACGGCTCCGGCGTCATCACGCTGATGACGCTGCACACCGCCAAGGGCCTGGAGTTCCCCGTGGTGTTCCTCAGCGGCATGGAGGACGGCGTCTTCCCGCACATGCGGGCCCTCGGCGACGTCAAGGAGCTGGAGGAGGAGCGCCGGCTGGCGTACGTCGGCATCACGCGCGCGCAGCAGCGGCTGTATCTGACGCGTTCGGTGATGCGCAGCTCGTGGGGCCAGCCGTCGTACAACCCGCCGTCGCGCTTCCTGGACGAGATCCCGCCGGCCTATCTGGAGTGGCGGCGCACGGGCACCTCGGCCACCCGGGGCGGCGGCGGGGGGCGGTCGCCGATGGAGTCCGCGGCCGCGGCGCTGGCGTCGTCCACGTCCTCGCCCCGTACGCGGCAGGGCCCGTCGGGCTTCGCCACGGGGCGGGCGACGGAGCGGCCGGTGATCGCGCTGTCGGTGGGGGACCGGGTGACGCACGACCAGTTCGGGATGGGGACGGTCGTGGAGGTGTCGGGCTCGGGCGCGAACGCGCAGGCGACGATCGACTTCGGCGACGGGGGCCGGACGAAGAAGCTGCTGCTGCGGTACGCGCCGGTGGAGAAGCTGTAG